From the genome of Nicotiana tabacum cultivar K326 chromosome 17, ASM71507v2, whole genome shotgun sequence:
tccttaatgagaagcttttataatcacacaaatactctgacccttttttgaattgttaaggaccacaaatttcaaatttttttattttttcttaaactatgtATCCAATTAAacgggttcacataaattgaaacggaaggagtataTAGTTAACACTAATGAGTGTCACCAAATCCTCTAATCTAGTACCAAGGCAAATcccaaaaaagaaatgaaagaaaatggatgCTATGCTAGTAAATAGGGGAGAGCccctttatttttaattttgtggtCCTGAATGgcatttgagattttgaagaaaaattcacTGTCAATAAAAAAACCCTGTTTTATAATTTAAGTAGGACCATTGGTACAGCAGCAACATCAATTATTGGTAAATAGAAATGCCATACAAAGCCTAAGATCTACTAGTGCAAGGAGCCTAGAAAGACAACGAAATCATGTTTTTCCCCCTAATTTGAACAAACATAATATTTTGATTTTTCCTCTAGTGAGGGGAAAAGCAATTTCCCCACGTTTTCTTGGAAATTATAGTAAGTGATGATTAAAGAATTTAtttattgaaaaagaagaaagaatcaaAGCATTGAGTTTTTGCAAGAAAAAAATCTCAAAAGTTGCGAAATAAAAATTGTACAGTATGATTGCTTAGGAAAGTCTCAAACTCTACTAAGAGAATTGGACAACACAACAATGGCTACATagttctctttctccttcttcttgAATTGGCTCAAAGCTCTTCCATTCACCTCCTGTTGCTGACGTGTCAAATGCATAGACCACCGATATAGTCATTGATGGATTATCAACCGTCCGATAACCAGCCAAGAAATACAAATGTGTCCCAACTGGGACCATTGTTAAGTATAGTCGATGAATTGGTTGTCCATTTTCTTCAAAGGGAAAAATACTCTTTTGTGAACCTTCAACCATATACCATATATTAAGTTTCCCATCATAAACCTCAATATGACCTTTCCATGCATTAAGACAATCCCCTGAGCTAAATAACTTACCATTTATCTCAACTATTTCATTAGCTGGCACATCCAATTGCCACATCCCTGCCACAAGGTCCCACTGTCCCCTTGACGTGTCATACATCTCAGCCGAACAACGGTCCACGTATTGCGAAAACCCTCCACCTTGTACAAATCCACCAACCACGTGGATTTTCCCTTGCCACGTCACACCTACACATTTGCATCTTGATCTATTCATATTTGGCAATTAAGTCCATTCATCAACTAAGGGATGATAAACTTCAGATAATGAAGTACCCCTAGCACTACCTAACGTTGATTGTCCTCCAGCTACATAAATCTTATTGTCCTTAACAACATATGCAAAATTATAACGTGGTACGTTAAGTGGTGCACATTTTGACCATTGGTTAGAATTAATGTCATAACGTAACACCGATGATAGTACGTTAATATCACTATCGAAAAATTCATCGCTTTCATATTGAGCATTTTGAGTTTTCTCTTTTCGACAAAGTCGACCACCTATAATATAAATTGAGTTTGAAATTGAAACCATAGCCAAGTCCTTGAGCACATGATTTTCGGGCAAATCGGGAATCGAAGTAACGTAACTCCAAGTGTTGTTAGAAGGATCATAACAAGCTATCCAGTTTGTAACAGTGGAATCATTCGTTACAATAGACGTTGAAGAAAATGAGGCAAAAATAGAGTACCTTGACGTGGAATTTTCCGGCGACTGTGGTGCTGGGAAAGAAAGAGAACCCATAAGTTTGAAAGGAAAAAACTAACTAGAAGATGATAACATTTGTAGTAATTAACTAAGGTTTTTATGTTCAAAGGATGAGACATACGTTCAACTTCATATATGTAAGATTTCAGTGATAGGACGGACAACACAATGAAATATTGTTTGTTAGCATCGCTTATAAGTATAGGCGTCCATTGTTTGCAATTGTATGTTATATAATCATGATTACCACTAGTTTTTACTGTTATAGAATTTATCTAAAATTTTGACTGTTtctgattgtttttttttttatattaattacATGGCACAAGCCTAAGGCGGCTATCAGTAATTAAGAGATTATTTTTAATAAGATCAAGTATATGAAATCTAGGTTTTCTGGCAAATCTAGAAGAAGAAAATCTTGTGGTTTACATTGGTTATATATGCTTATGTAATCATGTATCAACAATGAGAAACATCAACCAATTGCTTCAGACGTAACCTTTTAATCTTGTCCTTCGTTTGAACTCTTTTGTGCCATATAGTATGTGCATTGGAATCTCTTTTTTGTTTCAAGAACATGAAAAATGCATGGCAAAGCTTTTTCCTAGGGAGGATATATACCATCACTCATTCTTGCGCTGGAAAAAATGTATTAAATCGCTAGCTAGGATTAGATGACTGAGATGATCAAGGCATGCTTGTCGCCcattgtattttatataattatgcAATAAATCATGTACCAAAATTAAAGTATATGTGTTTACAAGATTTTACTTTTTTAGCATAATCAACCccacaagaaaatatatttattttaggtCTGGGAACTCCCACTATGAACTTTGGTGTGCATCCCACTCTGAAAAAGTTAGAAAAAGGTAAAAGAGAGCAAATCCAAATGAGATACTCTCCTTTTATGTaccaataaataaacaaatcagACTGGAAATAGGATAATATATAGTAGCACTATTAGAGGGTGCAAATTACATCATGTGAGAATCTAGCAACACTGTAGTTGTCGAGCCAAGCATGAATTTAGTGACTTTACATATTAAACTACGCTTTGAGATTATCAAGAAAGAACTCCTATCTTTACTCGTACTAGGAGTAATATTGTTTTCCATTTCTTTATTTAATATTCAATGAGGATCTTTTTCATATCTTCTTTAGGCTTGCAGGCCTATTACTGATATAAACACAACTATTTTCGAGGAACAGAAGATTTCAATTACTATAAAACTTACCTAAGAAAATAAGGGATAATCATAATCTCCAAACTGGAAGAACCACAAAACAAATGTGAAAGCAGAAATCAGCCTTCAAGCAAAAATTTGAAACCCATGTGACAAGTTCTAAAGTTTACACaaccttaatttcttcttgtagaTCTCCATATCTCGAATAATCCGGGGAATTTAGTCACTTTCTTCACATATttacaaataaataaaatgattaaaCCATTTGTCTCGTAATTTTTAACCAAATATTATGATATATGGAAGCATCTATGAAAGGAAGGGAAGGgacaagagtgagttgctctagtAGTAAGCACCCTCcatttccaaccaagaggttgtgagttcgagtcaccccaagagcaaggtaggGATTTCTTGGAGGGAGGAAACCGAGTTTCTATCGGAAAAAGCCtttctacctcagggtaggggtaagatctgcataCAAATTACCCTCCTCAGactccactagtgagattatactgggttgttattgttgtattgttATCTATGAAAGGAAGGTAGTGACAATTTTTAGATGTTTGTAACTCGTAAAAATTGTAAAACGGTTTTTCTGGAACTAAATTACATGCACAATTACCTTGCAAAACCAAACCTAAAACCAATCCATAAAAATCCAAGCCCAAATTAGAGCCGGACTCTATCCAAAAATCTGAAAA
Proteins encoded in this window:
- the LOC107777617 gene encoding uncharacterized protein LOC107777617, with product MNRSRCKCVGVTWQGKIHVVGGFVQGGGFSQYVDRCSAEMYDTSRGQWDLVAGMWQLDVPANEIVEINGKLFSSGDCLNAWKGHIEVYDGKLNIWYMVEGSQKSIFPFEENGQPIHRLYLTMVPVGTHLYFLAGYRTVDNPSMTISVVYAFDTSATGGEWKSFEPIQEEGERELCSHCCVVQFS
- the LOC142172046 gene encoding uncharacterized protein LOC142172046, yielding MGSLSFPAPQSPENSTSRYSIFASFSSTSIVTNDSTVTNWIACYDPSNNTWSYVTSIPDLPENHVLKDLAMVSISNSIYIIGGRLCRKEKTQNAQYESDEFFDSDINVLSSVLRYDINSNQWSKCAPLNVPRYNFAYVVKDNKIYVAGGQSTLGSARGTSLSEVYHPLVDEWT